The following are encoded in a window of Thermodesulfobacterium geofontis OPF15 genomic DNA:
- a CDS encoding flagellar biosynthetic protein FliO produces MEWINYLQSLGIILLILSFLPLGAHFYKKLNVKKFASDYIKILEIKPINYKAQILLIEVKNRKILLGYSDKGFTYLGEIKDDA; encoded by the coding sequence ATGGAATGGATTAATTATTTACAAAGTTTAGGAATTATCCTTTTAATATTAAGTTTTTTACCCTTAGGAGCTCATTTTTATAAAAAATTAAATGTCAAAAAGTTTGCATCTGATTATATAAAAATTCTTGAGATAAAACCTATTAATTATAAGGCACAAATTTTGTTAATCGAAGTTAAAAATCGAAAAATATTATTAGGATATTCAGATAAGGGATTTACCTATTTAGGGGAGATTAAAGATGATGCTTAG
- the fliN gene encoding flagellar motor switch protein FliN: MPEETKENLEGIEEEKKLKKEPEGSENPEDSGDMSPDELMAMWEEALKEAQVKEAQAKEAEAKEAQAKETSALSKKETPSSQPAKLEELSPAQRTGAYPELEFILDIPLEISAEIGRTKMLIRDLLKLNQGSIIELEKFAGEPVEIYVNGKLMAKGEVVVVNDKFGVRITEIISAQERVKKLGS, from the coding sequence ATGCCTGAAGAAACAAAGGAAAATTTAGAAGGAATAGAAGAAGAAAAAAAACTTAAAAAAGAACCTGAAGGCTCTGAAAATCCTGAAGATTCTGGAGATATGAGTCCTGACGAGTTAATGGCTATGTGGGAAGAAGCACTTAAAGAAGCACAAGTAAAAGAAGCTCAAGCAAAGGAGGCAGAAGCAAAAGAAGCTCAAGCAAAGGAAACTTCAGCTTTAAGTAAAAAAGAAACTCCATCTTCCCAGCCAGCCAAATTAGAAGAACTTTCTCCAGCCCAAAGAACAGGAGCTTATCCAGAATTGGAATTTATCCTTGATATACCTCTTGAAATTTCTGCTGAAATCGGAAGAACTAAGATGCTAATTAGAGATCTTTTGAAACTCAACCAAGGCTCCATTATTGAGCTTGAAAAATTTGCAGGTGAACCTGTTGAAATTTATGTTAATGGAAAGCTCATGGCTAAAGGAGAAGTAGTTGTAGTGAATGATAAATTTGGAGTAAGAATCACAGAAATTATCAGTGCTCAAGAAAGAGTTAAAAAATTAGGATCTTAA
- the fliM gene encoding flagellar motor switch protein FliM produces MEEKILSQEEIDALLAGLAEGKIETEPEKKVDVGEVKPFDFRNYTISTRLRIPGLEVISEQLIRSLRMHISTILREAVDIHSLPLYMERFKDFLNRIPVPTSIHIFKLEPLKGQSLLVIDATLAYLFIERFLGGEGKHVRVEGREFTPIEQKLIKKVVNIIFNELEKAWRNIIPVKAKYIRGEVNPQFARVLMPEETVIVMGYNIELEAISGKILFCYSLNTLQPVKEKLYSPYQFEEYIDLAWRKSLERYVFNSEVNLSAVLGKTTITLEDLLNLEEGDVIVLDKKIDEPVEVYIEGVPKILGKLGVFKNHMAVQVQKFLTLEEENIKKEES; encoded by the coding sequence ATGGAAGAAAAAATCTTAAGTCAAGAAGAAATAGATGCATTACTTGCAGGACTTGCTGAAGGAAAAATAGAAACTGAACCTGAGAAAAAGGTAGATGTAGGGGAGGTTAAACCCTTTGATTTTAGAAATTATACTATTTCAACTCGTTTAAGAATTCCGGGCTTAGAAGTAATAAGTGAGCAATTAATAAGAAGTTTAAGGATGCATATTTCAACTATTTTAAGAGAAGCAGTTGATATTCATAGTCTTCCTCTTTATATGGAAAGGTTTAAAGACTTTTTAAATAGGATACCTGTTCCTACATCCATTCATATTTTTAAATTAGAACCTCTGAAAGGTCAAAGTCTTTTGGTTATAGATGCAACCTTAGCTTATTTGTTTATAGAAAGATTCTTGGGTGGTGAAGGAAAACACGTAAGGGTTGAGGGTAGGGAATTTACACCCATTGAACAAAAACTTATTAAAAAAGTAGTCAATATTATTTTTAATGAATTAGAAAAAGCATGGAGAAATATAATACCTGTTAAAGCAAAATATATAAGAGGAGAAGTTAATCCCCAATTTGCAAGAGTCTTAATGCCTGAAGAAACTGTAATAGTTATGGGTTACAATATAGAACTTGAGGCTATAAGTGGAAAAATTCTATTTTGTTATTCTTTAAATACTCTTCAGCCAGTTAAAGAAAAGTTATATTCTCCTTATCAATTTGAGGAATATATAGATTTGGCTTGGAGAAAATCTTTAGAAAGATATGTTTTTAATAGCGAAGTTAATCTTTCTGCTGTTTTAGGAAAAACTACTATAACTTTGGAAGATTTATTAAATCTTGAAGAAGGGGATGTAATCGTTTTAGATAAAAAGATAGATGAGCCTGTAGAAGTTTATATAGAAGGTGTTCCGAAAATACTTGGTAAATTAGGTGTATTTAAAAATCATATGGCTGTACAAGTTCAAAAATTTTTAACCCTTGAAGAAGAAAATATTAAAAAGGAGGAAAGTTGA